A genome region from Gigantopelta aegis isolate Gae_Host chromosome 3, Gae_host_genome, whole genome shotgun sequence includes the following:
- the LOC121367712 gene encoding uncharacterized protein LOC121367712 isoform X1: MQRIRASIGSAVMIVFIASVAGRGRLVDPPNRSSLWREGYPLPININDSDVNCGGDRLPYLPFDLEGGWCGVCGDAIFEPRDHELGGLYVPQYIVTRRYSANSKYINVAVLVENFLGGYFEFSICAQKSRSEKVSQECFDEQRLRIAGYGTNYFPLRTGLHRLMLVIPTLLRCQHCVLQWRWITEKFTFNNCSTFPMPRTCLIPWQYRNCADISISGTSMPTEDYLDSLDEVMSEITEAEGNPFWMFRLFNNPSMFRFLGTLFGM; this comes from the exons ATGCAACGAATCAGGGCATCAATTGGATCTGCAGTGATGATCGTTTTTATTGCTTCAGTGGCGGGAAGAGGTCGTCTGGTCGACCCTCCCAACAGATCCAGTTTGTGGCGGGAAGGTTACCCACTACCGATCAACATAAATGATTCTGATGTAAATTGTGGAGGTGATCGG CTTCCGTATTTGCCGTTCGATCTGGAGGGGGGATGGTGTGGTGTATGCGGAGATGCTATTTTTGAACCACGTGACCACGAACTGGGTGGACTGTACGTGCCACAGTACATCGTGACCAGACGGTACTCGGCCAACTCCAAGTACATTAATGTGGCAGTCCTCGTTGAGAACTTTTTAGGCGGGTATTTCGAGTTCAGCATATGCGCTCAAAAGTCTCGTTCTGAAAAAGTCAGCCAAGAATGCTTTGATGAACAGAGACTCCGAATTGCGGGATATGGGACCAACTATTTCCCGCTCAGAACCGGTCTGCACCGGTTGATGCTGGTCATACCAACGCTTCTGCGATGCCAGCACTGTGTTCTGCAATGGCGCTGGATTACAg AAAAATTCACCTTTAACAACTGCAGTACGTTTCCAATGCCAAGAACGTGCTTGATACCATGGCAATATCGAAACTGCGCAGACATATCCATTTCCGGTACATCGATGCCAACAGAAGATTACCTGGACAGTCTGGATGAAGTCATGTCGGAAATAACAGAGGCCGAGGGAAATCCGTTCTGGATGTTTCGGCTTTTCAACAACCCCTCTATGTTTAGATTTTTAGGTACATTGTTTGGTATGTAG
- the LOC121367712 gene encoding uncharacterized protein LOC121367712 isoform X2, whose protein sequence is MQRIRASIGSAVMIVFIASVAGRGRLVDPPNRSSLWREGYPLPININDSDVNCGGDRLPYLPFDLEGGWCGVCGDAIFEPRDHELGGLYVPQYIVTRRYSANSKYINVAVLVENFLGGYFEFSICAQKSRSEKVSQECFDEQRLRIAGYGTNYFPLRTGLHRLMLVIPTLLRCQHCVLQWRWITAVFPRSDCRNCGRHLEYVNCADITIRPSYNHRIIERLTYA, encoded by the exons ATGCAACGAATCAGGGCATCAATTGGATCTGCAGTGATGATCGTTTTTATTGCTTCAGTGGCGGGAAGAGGTCGTCTGGTCGACCCTCCCAACAGATCCAGTTTGTGGCGGGAAGGTTACCCACTACCGATCAACATAAATGATTCTGATGTAAATTGTGGAGGTGATCGG CTTCCGTATTTGCCGTTCGATCTGGAGGGGGGATGGTGTGGTGTATGCGGAGATGCTATTTTTGAACCACGTGACCACGAACTGGGTGGACTGTACGTGCCACAGTACATCGTGACCAGACGGTACTCGGCCAACTCCAAGTACATTAATGTGGCAGTCCTCGTTGAGAACTTTTTAGGCGGGTATTTCGAGTTCAGCATATGCGCTCAAAAGTCTCGTTCTGAAAAAGTCAGCCAAGAATGCTTTGATGAACAGAGACTCCGAATTGCGGGATATGGGACCAACTATTTCCCGCTCAGAACCGGTCTGCACCGGTTGATGCTGGTCATACCAACGCTTCTGCGATGCCAGCACTGTGTTCTGCAATGGCGCTGGATTACAg CAGTATTTCCTCGGTCTGACTGCAGAAACTGCGGTCGCCATCTTGAGTACGTCAACTGTGCTGACATAACCATCAGGCCATCTTATAACCACCGAATTATCGAGAGGCTAACATACGCATAA